Proteins encoded within one genomic window of Salmo trutta unplaced genomic scaffold, fSalTru1.1, whole genome shotgun sequence:
- the LOC115180867 gene encoding tubulin alpha chain isoform X1, with the protein MRECISMHVGQAGAQMGNACWELYCLEHGIQPDGQMPSDKTIGGGDDSFNTFFSETGAGKHVPRAVFVDLEPTVIDEVRTGTYRQLFHPEQLITGKEDAANNYARGHYTIGKEIIDLVLDRTRKLADQCTGLQGFLIFHSFGGGTGSGFTSLLMERLSVDYGKKSKLEFAVYPAPQVSTAVVEPYNSILTTHTTLEHSDCAFMVDNEAIYDICRRNLDIERPTYTNLNRLIGQIVSSITASLRFDGALNVDLTEFQTNLVPYPRIHFPLATYAPVISAEKAYHEQLSVADITNACFEPANQMVKCDPRHGKYMACCLLYRGDVVPKDVNSAIATIKTKRTIQFVDWCPTGFKVGINYQPPTVVPGGDLAKVQRAVCMLSNTTAIAEAWARLDHKFDLMYAKRAFVHWYVGEGMEEGEFSEAREDMAALEKDYEEVGTDSIGEEDEEGEEY; encoded by the exons ATG CGTGAGTGTATTTCTATGCATGTCGGTCAGGCCGGAGCCCAGATGGGCAATGCATGCTGGGAATTGTACTGCCTAGAGCATGGGATCCAGCCTGACGGACAGATGCCCAGTGATAAGACAATCGGAGGGGGAGATGACTCCTTCAACACCTTCTTCAGTGAGACTGGGGCTGGTAAACATGTTCCTCGTGCAGTCTTTGTAGACCTGGAGCCAACCGTCATCG ATGAGGTACGCACGGGTACCTACCGCCAGCTGTTCCACCCTGAGCAGCTGATCACAGGCAAGGAGGACGCTGCCAACAACTATGCCCGTGGTCACTACACCATTGGCAAGGAGATCATCGACCTGGTACTCGATAGGACGCGCAAACTG GCTGACCAGTGCACTGGTCTCCAGGGCTTCCTGATCTTCCACAGCTTTGGAGGCGGCACCGGTTCTGGGTTCACCTCCCTGTTGATGGAACGTCTCTCTGTCGACTATGGGAAGAAGTCCAAGCTTGAATTTGCTGTTTACCCTGCTCCCCAAGTTTCTACTGCTGTGGTGGAGCCTTACAACTCCATCCTGACCACCCACACCACCCTGGAGCACTCGGACTGTGCCTTCATGGTGGACAATGAGGCCATCTATGATATCTGCCGCAGGAACCTGGACATTGAGCGCCCCACCTACACCAACCtcaacaggctgattggtcagatTGTCTCCTCCATCACCGCCTCCCTGCGTTTCGATGGGGCCCtcaatgtggacctgacagagttccagaccaACTTGGTGCCTTACCCCCGTATCCACTTCCCTCTGGCCACCTATGCTCCAGTCATCTCTGCTGAGAAGGCCTACCATGAGCAGCTGTCTGTTGCTGACATCACCAACGCCTGCTTTGAGCCAGCCAATCAGATGGTGAAATGTGACCCACGTCACGGCAAGTACATGGCCTGCTGCCTGCTCTACCGTGGTGACGTTGTGCCCAAAGATGTCAACTCTGCCATCGCCACAATCAAGACCAAGCGCACCATCCAGTTTGTGGACTGGTGTCCCACTGGCTTCAAGGTCGGTATCAACTACCAGCCACCCACAGTGGTCCCTGGAGGAGATCTGGCCAAGGTCCAGAGAGCTGTGTGCATGCTGAGCAACACCACCGCCATCGCTGAGGCCTGGGCCAGGCTTGACCACAAGTTTGATCTGATGTATGCAAAGAGAGCTTTTGTGCACTGGTATGTGGGAGAGGGCATGGAGGAGGGAGAGTTCTCAGAGGCCAGAGAGGACATGGCAGCCCTGGAGAAGGATTATGAAGAGGTGGGTACTGACAGCATTGGAGAAGAGGATGAAGAAGGAGAGGAGTACTAA
- the LOC115180867 gene encoding tubulin alpha chain isoform X2 → MHVGQAGAQMGNACWELYCLEHGIQPDGQMPSDKTIGGGDDSFNTFFSETGAGKHVPRAVFVDLEPTVIDEVRTGTYRQLFHPEQLITGKEDAANNYARGHYTIGKEIIDLVLDRTRKLADQCTGLQGFLIFHSFGGGTGSGFTSLLMERLSVDYGKKSKLEFAVYPAPQVSTAVVEPYNSILTTHTTLEHSDCAFMVDNEAIYDICRRNLDIERPTYTNLNRLIGQIVSSITASLRFDGALNVDLTEFQTNLVPYPRIHFPLATYAPVISAEKAYHEQLSVADITNACFEPANQMVKCDPRHGKYMACCLLYRGDVVPKDVNSAIATIKTKRTIQFVDWCPTGFKVGINYQPPTVVPGGDLAKVQRAVCMLSNTTAIAEAWARLDHKFDLMYAKRAFVHWYVGEGMEEGEFSEAREDMAALEKDYEEVGTDSIGEEDEEGEEY, encoded by the exons ATGCATGTCGGTCAGGCCGGAGCCCAGATGGGCAATGCATGCTGGGAATTGTACTGCCTAGAGCATGGGATCCAGCCTGACGGACAGATGCCCAGTGATAAGACAATCGGAGGGGGAGATGACTCCTTCAACACCTTCTTCAGTGAGACTGGGGCTGGTAAACATGTTCCTCGTGCAGTCTTTGTAGACCTGGAGCCAACCGTCATCG ATGAGGTACGCACGGGTACCTACCGCCAGCTGTTCCACCCTGAGCAGCTGATCACAGGCAAGGAGGACGCTGCCAACAACTATGCCCGTGGTCACTACACCATTGGCAAGGAGATCATCGACCTGGTACTCGATAGGACGCGCAAACTG GCTGACCAGTGCACTGGTCTCCAGGGCTTCCTGATCTTCCACAGCTTTGGAGGCGGCACCGGTTCTGGGTTCACCTCCCTGTTGATGGAACGTCTCTCTGTCGACTATGGGAAGAAGTCCAAGCTTGAATTTGCTGTTTACCCTGCTCCCCAAGTTTCTACTGCTGTGGTGGAGCCTTACAACTCCATCCTGACCACCCACACCACCCTGGAGCACTCGGACTGTGCCTTCATGGTGGACAATGAGGCCATCTATGATATCTGCCGCAGGAACCTGGACATTGAGCGCCCCACCTACACCAACCtcaacaggctgattggtcagatTGTCTCCTCCATCACCGCCTCCCTGCGTTTCGATGGGGCCCtcaatgtggacctgacagagttccagaccaACTTGGTGCCTTACCCCCGTATCCACTTCCCTCTGGCCACCTATGCTCCAGTCATCTCTGCTGAGAAGGCCTACCATGAGCAGCTGTCTGTTGCTGACATCACCAACGCCTGCTTTGAGCCAGCCAATCAGATGGTGAAATGTGACCCACGTCACGGCAAGTACATGGCCTGCTGCCTGCTCTACCGTGGTGACGTTGTGCCCAAAGATGTCAACTCTGCCATCGCCACAATCAAGACCAAGCGCACCATCCAGTTTGTGGACTGGTGTCCCACTGGCTTCAAGGTCGGTATCAACTACCAGCCACCCACAGTGGTCCCTGGAGGAGATCTGGCCAAGGTCCAGAGAGCTGTGTGCATGCTGAGCAACACCACCGCCATCGCTGAGGCCTGGGCCAGGCTTGACCACAAGTTTGATCTGATGTATGCAAAGAGAGCTTTTGTGCACTGGTATGTGGGAGAGGGCATGGAGGAGGGAGAGTTCTCAGAGGCCAGAGAGGACATGGCAGCCCTGGAGAAGGATTATGAAGAGGTGGGTACTGACAGCATTGGAGAAGAGGATGAAGAAGGAGAGGAGTACTAA